One Amphiprion ocellaris isolate individual 3 ecotype Okinawa chromosome 5, ASM2253959v1, whole genome shotgun sequence genomic region harbors:
- the uba3 gene encoding NEDD8-activating enzyme E1 catalytic subunit isoform X3: MVVDGGNGSTCEWDGRWNHIKKFLERSGPFTHPDFEPSTESLQLMLETCKILVIGAGGLGCELLKDLALSGFRNLHVVDMDTIDISNLNRQFLFRSKDVGRPKADVAADFINSRIPGCRAVPHFKKIQDFDETFYRQFHIIVCGLDSIVARRWLNGVVLSLLVYEDGVLDPRSIIPVIDGGTEGFKGNARVILPGMTACIDCTLELYPPQINFPMCTIASMPRLPEHCVEFVRVLLWPKEKPFGDDVILDGDDPAHIQWVYQKSLERAAEFNITGVTYRLTQGVVKRIIPAVASTNAVIAAACATEVFKIATSAYTPLNNYMVFNDVDGLYTYTFEAERKENCSACSQIPLDLHFSSSSKLQEVLDYLTESASLQMKSPAVTATVEGKNKTLYLQSVASIEQRTRPNLSKTLKELGLTDGQELAVADVTTPQTMLFRLCFTS, from the exons ATGGTTGTGGATGGTGGCAATGGAAGCACCTGTGAGTGGGACGGCCGGTGGAACCACATCAAAAAGTTTCTGGAAAGATCGGGGCCATTCACGCATCCTGACTTTGAGCCAAGCACAGAG TCTCTGCAGCTTATGTTAGAAACATGCAAAATCCTGGTCATCGGTGCTGGCGGACTGGGATGTGAGCTGCTGAAAGACCTG GCTTTATCAGGCTTTCGCAACCTTCATGTTGTTGACATGGACACCATTGATATTTCTAACCTGAATCGACAGTTCCTCTTCAG GTCGAAAGATGTAGGCCGGCCCAAGGCAGATGTCGCAGCTGACTTCATCAACAGCCGCATACCTGGATGCCGTGCAGTCCC ACACTTTAAGAAAATCCAAGACTTCGATGAAACCTTCTACAGAC AATTCCATATAATTGTGTGTGGACTTGACTCTATAGTTGCCAGGAGGTGGCTGAACGGTGTGGTG cTATCTTTGCTTGTGTATGAGGATGGTGTCTTAGACCCAAGGTCCATCATTCCTGTAATTGATGGTGGGACTGAAGGCTTTAAAGGCAATGCCAGAGTCATTCTGCCAGGCATGACAGCCTGCATAGACTGCACCCTTGAGCTTTACCCTCCCCAG ATCAACTTTCCCATGTGCACAATAGCCTCCATGCCTCGTTTGCCAGAACATTGCGTTGAGTTTGTACGAGTACTGCTGTGGCCCAAAGAGAAACCCTTTGGAG ATGATGTGATCCTGGATGGAGATGACCCAGCACACATCCAGTGGGTGTACCAGAAATCTCTGGAGCGGGCAGCTGAGTTTAATATAACAGGAGTCACATATAGACTCACACAGG GTGTTGTTAAGAGGATAATCCCAGCGGTAGCGTCTACAAATGCTGTCATTGCTG CTGCTTGTGCAACTGAAGTCTTCAAAATAGCGACAAG TGCCTATACGCCTCTCAATAACTACATGGTCTTTAACGATGTTGACGGCCTGTACACCTACACCTTTGAAGCAGAACGGAAG GAAAACTGTTCAGCCTGCAGCCAAATACCTCTGGATCTGCACTTTTCTTCATCCTCTAAACTGCAGGAGGTGTTGGACTACCTGACTGAGAGTGCCTCTCT ACAAATGAAATCACCTGCTGTAACAGCAACTGTGGAGGGAAAGAACAAAACTTTATATTTACAG tcgGTTGCTTCAATTGAACAGAGGACGCGGCCAAATCTGTCCAAAACCCTGAAGG AGCTGGGCCTGACTGATGGACAAGAGCTGGCTGTGGCTGATGTGACCACGCCCCAGACCATGTTGTTCAGACTCTGCTTTACCTCATAG
- the uba3 gene encoding NEDD8-activating enzyme E1 catalytic subunit isoform X1 produces the protein MAETDEPEKKRRRVVELTEKMVVDGGNGSTCEWDGRWNHIKKFLERSGPFTHPDFEPSTESLQLMLETCKILVIGAGGLGCELLKDLALSGFRNLHVVDMDTIDISNLNRQFLFRSKDVGRPKADVAADFINSRIPGCRAVPHFKKIQDFDETFYRQFHIIVCGLDSIVARRWLNGVVLSLLVYEDGVLDPRSIIPVIDGGTEGFKGNARVILPGMTACIDCTLELYPPQINFPMCTIASMPRLPEHCVEFVRVLLWPKEKPFGDDVILDGDDPAHIQWVYQKSLERAAEFNITGVTYRLTQGVVKRIIPAVASTNAVIAAACATEVFKIATSAYTPLNNYMVFNDVDGLYTYTFEAERKENCSACSQIPLDLHFSSSSKLQEVLDYLTESASLQMKSPAVTATVEGKNKTLYLQSVASIEQRTRPNLSKTLKELGLTDGQELAVADVTTPQTMLFRLCFTS, from the exons ATGGCGGAGACGGATGAGCC ggagaagaaaagaaggCGAGTAGTGGAGCTGACTGAGAA GATGGTTGTGGATGGTGGCAATGGAAGCACCTGTGAGTGGGACGGCCGGTGGAACCACATCAAAAAGTTTCTGGAAAGATCGGGGCCATTCACGCATCCTGACTTTGAGCCAAGCACAGAG TCTCTGCAGCTTATGTTAGAAACATGCAAAATCCTGGTCATCGGTGCTGGCGGACTGGGATGTGAGCTGCTGAAAGACCTG GCTTTATCAGGCTTTCGCAACCTTCATGTTGTTGACATGGACACCATTGATATTTCTAACCTGAATCGACAGTTCCTCTTCAG GTCGAAAGATGTAGGCCGGCCCAAGGCAGATGTCGCAGCTGACTTCATCAACAGCCGCATACCTGGATGCCGTGCAGTCCC ACACTTTAAGAAAATCCAAGACTTCGATGAAACCTTCTACAGAC AATTCCATATAATTGTGTGTGGACTTGACTCTATAGTTGCCAGGAGGTGGCTGAACGGTGTGGTG cTATCTTTGCTTGTGTATGAGGATGGTGTCTTAGACCCAAGGTCCATCATTCCTGTAATTGATGGTGGGACTGAAGGCTTTAAAGGCAATGCCAGAGTCATTCTGCCAGGCATGACAGCCTGCATAGACTGCACCCTTGAGCTTTACCCTCCCCAG ATCAACTTTCCCATGTGCACAATAGCCTCCATGCCTCGTTTGCCAGAACATTGCGTTGAGTTTGTACGAGTACTGCTGTGGCCCAAAGAGAAACCCTTTGGAG ATGATGTGATCCTGGATGGAGATGACCCAGCACACATCCAGTGGGTGTACCAGAAATCTCTGGAGCGGGCAGCTGAGTTTAATATAACAGGAGTCACATATAGACTCACACAGG GTGTTGTTAAGAGGATAATCCCAGCGGTAGCGTCTACAAATGCTGTCATTGCTG CTGCTTGTGCAACTGAAGTCTTCAAAATAGCGACAAG TGCCTATACGCCTCTCAATAACTACATGGTCTTTAACGATGTTGACGGCCTGTACACCTACACCTTTGAAGCAGAACGGAAG GAAAACTGTTCAGCCTGCAGCCAAATACCTCTGGATCTGCACTTTTCTTCATCCTCTAAACTGCAGGAGGTGTTGGACTACCTGACTGAGAGTGCCTCTCT ACAAATGAAATCACCTGCTGTAACAGCAACTGTGGAGGGAAAGAACAAAACTTTATATTTACAG tcgGTTGCTTCAATTGAACAGAGGACGCGGCCAAATCTGTCCAAAACCCTGAAGG AGCTGGGCCTGACTGATGGACAAGAGCTGGCTGTGGCTGATGTGACCACGCCCCAGACCATGTTGTTCAGACTCTGCTTTACCTCATAG
- the uba3 gene encoding NEDD8-activating enzyme E1 catalytic subunit isoform X2, giving the protein MAETDEPMVVDGGNGSTCEWDGRWNHIKKFLERSGPFTHPDFEPSTESLQLMLETCKILVIGAGGLGCELLKDLALSGFRNLHVVDMDTIDISNLNRQFLFRSKDVGRPKADVAADFINSRIPGCRAVPHFKKIQDFDETFYRQFHIIVCGLDSIVARRWLNGVVLSLLVYEDGVLDPRSIIPVIDGGTEGFKGNARVILPGMTACIDCTLELYPPQINFPMCTIASMPRLPEHCVEFVRVLLWPKEKPFGDDVILDGDDPAHIQWVYQKSLERAAEFNITGVTYRLTQGVVKRIIPAVASTNAVIAAACATEVFKIATSAYTPLNNYMVFNDVDGLYTYTFEAERKENCSACSQIPLDLHFSSSSKLQEVLDYLTESASLQMKSPAVTATVEGKNKTLYLQSVASIEQRTRPNLSKTLKELGLTDGQELAVADVTTPQTMLFRLCFTS; this is encoded by the exons ATGGCGGAGACGGATGAGCC GATGGTTGTGGATGGTGGCAATGGAAGCACCTGTGAGTGGGACGGCCGGTGGAACCACATCAAAAAGTTTCTGGAAAGATCGGGGCCATTCACGCATCCTGACTTTGAGCCAAGCACAGAG TCTCTGCAGCTTATGTTAGAAACATGCAAAATCCTGGTCATCGGTGCTGGCGGACTGGGATGTGAGCTGCTGAAAGACCTG GCTTTATCAGGCTTTCGCAACCTTCATGTTGTTGACATGGACACCATTGATATTTCTAACCTGAATCGACAGTTCCTCTTCAG GTCGAAAGATGTAGGCCGGCCCAAGGCAGATGTCGCAGCTGACTTCATCAACAGCCGCATACCTGGATGCCGTGCAGTCCC ACACTTTAAGAAAATCCAAGACTTCGATGAAACCTTCTACAGAC AATTCCATATAATTGTGTGTGGACTTGACTCTATAGTTGCCAGGAGGTGGCTGAACGGTGTGGTG cTATCTTTGCTTGTGTATGAGGATGGTGTCTTAGACCCAAGGTCCATCATTCCTGTAATTGATGGTGGGACTGAAGGCTTTAAAGGCAATGCCAGAGTCATTCTGCCAGGCATGACAGCCTGCATAGACTGCACCCTTGAGCTTTACCCTCCCCAG ATCAACTTTCCCATGTGCACAATAGCCTCCATGCCTCGTTTGCCAGAACATTGCGTTGAGTTTGTACGAGTACTGCTGTGGCCCAAAGAGAAACCCTTTGGAG ATGATGTGATCCTGGATGGAGATGACCCAGCACACATCCAGTGGGTGTACCAGAAATCTCTGGAGCGGGCAGCTGAGTTTAATATAACAGGAGTCACATATAGACTCACACAGG GTGTTGTTAAGAGGATAATCCCAGCGGTAGCGTCTACAAATGCTGTCATTGCTG CTGCTTGTGCAACTGAAGTCTTCAAAATAGCGACAAG TGCCTATACGCCTCTCAATAACTACATGGTCTTTAACGATGTTGACGGCCTGTACACCTACACCTTTGAAGCAGAACGGAAG GAAAACTGTTCAGCCTGCAGCCAAATACCTCTGGATCTGCACTTTTCTTCATCCTCTAAACTGCAGGAGGTGTTGGACTACCTGACTGAGAGTGCCTCTCT ACAAATGAAATCACCTGCTGTAACAGCAACTGTGGAGGGAAAGAACAAAACTTTATATTTACAG tcgGTTGCTTCAATTGAACAGAGGACGCGGCCAAATCTGTCCAAAACCCTGAAGG AGCTGGGCCTGACTGATGGACAAGAGCTGGCTGTGGCTGATGTGACCACGCCCCAGACCATGTTGTTCAGACTCTGCTTTACCTCATAG